The proteins below are encoded in one region of Engystomops pustulosus chromosome 8, aEngPut4.maternal, whole genome shotgun sequence:
- the LOC140075546 gene encoding uncharacterized protein — protein sequence MLSEYLKENLRDGADLALLVDRHPTKAAVSVSKNHLNVPGFEKVPLRHYINYKSTNVIYALICPCQKLYVGQTTQQLRKRIQQHLSTINNTESSFSQGKTLSTVAMHFRTHHSDAIAQSSEEHLMSTDITADDCEITQDTYKNGARKTDLPSAIPSNDPSSDPITLGFCSDTSQTKRKKRSRQRGDGQLRASAGQKTFSCSECVKCFRFKSLLIRHERTHTGEKPYLCLACGKSFTDKKDLYRHQRIHTGEKLFSFSECSRCFANKADLKLHQRIHTGEKPFSCSECGKCFTTKRELVNHQRTHTGEKPFSCSECDKRFSFKVKSSLVIHQRIHTVEKPFSCPECGKCFRLKKDFVNHQRIHTGEKPYSCPKCGKCFRWKEDFVNHQRIHTGEKPFLCSECGKSFIAKSSLVRHQRIHTGEKPFSCPECCKCFRIKSELLNHQKIHTGEKPFSCPECGKSFRIKAELVKHKRIHTGEKPFSCVICGKCFSINKSLEIHKKIHTGEKPFSCSECGKCFIQKSDLVNHERIHTGEKPFSCSECGKCFAHKSGLAAHHAKM from the exons ATGCTTTCAGaatatcttaaagagaacctgagaGACGGAGCAGACCTTGCACTCCTTGTAGACAGACATCCAACAAAGGCTGCGGTATCC GTCTCCAAGAACCACCTGAATGTGCCCGGCTTCGAGAAGGTTCCTCTACGCCACTATATTAACTACAAATCTACTAATGTTATCTATGCACTCATCTGCCCTTGCCAAAAACTGTACGTGGGACAAACAACTCAACAACTGCGTAAGAGAATACAACAGCATCTGTCTACAATCAACAACACAGAATCCAGCTTCTCACAGGGGAAGACCTTGTCGACTGTTGCGATGCACTTTCGCACACACCATTCAG ATGCCATCGCccagagctcagaggaacatctgatgtcTACAGATATCACAGCAGATGATTGTGAGATTACACAAGATACATATAAAAATGGCGCCAGAAAGACGGATTTACCCTCCGCCATTCCCAGCAATGACCCATCATCTGATCCTATTACATTGGGCTTCTGTTCTGATACATCCCAGACTAAGAGGAAGAAAAGAAGCCGCCAAAGAGGAGACGGACAACTAAGAGCTTCCGCTGGGCAGaagacattttcatgttcagaatgtgtcaAATGTTTCAGGTTTAAATCATTACTTATCagacatgagagaactcacacgggagagaagccatatctATGTTTAGCATGTGGCAAAAGTTTTACAGATAAAAAAGATCTTTAtagacaccagagaattcacacaggggagaagttaTTTTCATTCTCTGAATGCAGCAGATGTTTTGCCAATAAAGCAGATCTTAAACTAcaccaaagaattcacacaggggagaagccattttcatgttcagaatgtggtaaatgttttactaCTAAAAGAGAACTTGTaaaccatcagagaactcacacaggagagaagccgttttcatgttcagaatgtgataaACGTTTCAGTTTTAA AGTGAAATCAAGCCTTGTtatccatcagagaattcacacagtagagaagccattttcatgtcccgaatgtggtaaatgttttaggttgaaaaaagattttgtaaaccatcagagaattcacacaggagagaagccatattcatgtcccaaatgtggtaaatgttttaggtGGAAAGAAGATTTTGTAAACCATCagcgaattcacacaggagagaaaccatttttatgttcagaatgtggaaaatctttTATTGCAAAATCAAGCCTTGTTaggcatcagagaattcacacaggggagaagccattttcatgtcccgaatgttGTAAATGTTTTAGGATAAAATCAGAACTTTTAaaccatcagaaaattcacacaggagagaagccattttcatgccccGAATGTGGTAAAAGTTTTAGGATAAAAGCAGAACTTGTAAAacataagagaattcacacaggagagaagccattttcatgtgtcatatgtggtaaatgtttttctATAAACAAAAGTCTTGAAATCcataagaaaattcacacaggggagaagccattttcatgttcagaatgtgggaaatgttttattcagaaatCAGACCTTGTTaaccatgagagaattcacacaggggagaagccattttcatgttctgaatgtggaaaatgtttcgctCACAAATCAGGTCTTGCTGCACATCAtgcaaaaatgtaa